ACTCGTTCAcgcatgtgtttttttttttttttttttacatttgttattgtctaaattttaaattatatttgtcATTGATGTTGTGATGAAGGGTCCGCTACGCGGgtcaaaataaaaagataatagaaaagtcaaagttaagaagagTAACGTCGGAGAATCAATGAGCTCATTAAATAGTAGCTGAACTGAGCCCTACATCAAGAATCAAGAATCAAGAATCAAGAATCAAGAATCGATCAGGTATGGATCTCCCGACTGATAATGAGATGAGCCAAGCGAAGGTGCATATAAATGACCGGATTATTATTTTGGTCGGGCATGAATATTCTCTCTAGACTCGTCATCATAGGGAAGAGCATGAACAGAGAAATACTCAGCCGAGTAGAGGAGTACTCGGTCGAGCGGTTATCCCACTCGATCGATTGGCGGGAACATTGACGTGTATTTGAATATACTTTTGGTAGATGGCCTCGCCAACATGTGTCCTGGTCTACAGGAATATCGTACGATGGATAAATTGGAGGGTGTGCCCACGATCAATTGGAGAACATGCCGATGACCACGTATCTAAGATCAATTAGGAAACGTGCTCGCAACCTATGGGAGAACGTGCCCATACCTTGAAAAGTACACACGTCGCCCACCAGAGCATTATATAAAGCGGGTCTGTATACCGACGCAAGTACGTGTAATTCACTTTTTACGCTTGTGTTACTGTTGTTCCATCTTTTTTTTTCAtgcagtgactgacttgagtattAGAGGACCAACACTAGGACTCTTTCCCTGTCTCGACATTGACGTTTCTCGTACTTACAGATTGACGCATGGTCTACATCCAGTCAATGTAGTAGCCATATCCCAACTTTCCGTCTCCATAATTTTTAGATAGGATCCGCCATCATTTTATAATACTAAgagttttaaataaataattttttttcaaaagtataaataaaatattttaaaagatagtcTTGACGTAAtggtaaaattattattttgtaacATAAAGATCATATTTTTGAATCATGAAGATTgtctcttgcaaaaaaaaaataaatatagtaATGTTGCATACAATGAATTATTTTCTAGGACCTCGTATGACGGGAGTTTCGTGTATCAGActgtttttataaaatattttcaagataaatgaaaaataaaaggatttaaatgataataatagagtattttcataaatttttaaaatatatatcaatTCGGTGGATTAAAAAATAggttaaatcaatttttaaaatgattgtaTATCCACAGACAGAAAAGTCATTGTGGAAAGCTCATACTTTAAGCATAAATTGTCAGATGGCAACAGTCTGCAAGAACAAAATTAATGATCGTGCTACTGATGTTAaagaaaacaacaataataattctAGCAACTATCTTGTGTCTGAAGACCCAAAAAATGCTATCAAGAAAAGAAATGGTGTGTTTTCATTGGTAATTGTTTCTGATGATTTTGGTATACTTCTGCTTCTTCATCTTAGTGCGATTATTCAGGAAAATCCACCATCAAAGAATGCAAGGACTTCAGTTTATCATGGAGTAGGTTTGAGATGCTTCTTCATTCATAACCAAGCTTATGTTGGATCTTGCATTAGTGTATGATACAGTTTTGTTTGCAATACACTTATGATCAGAGAAATTGTAAACCGCAGTTTCTTATTTGAAGAACAAAGGCGCAATGGTATAGCGAAAGAAGGAAATTTTGCATGTGACACGTGAGCATCTACTTAGCAAAAGGTGAAGTGATCCTCGTGCACCTCTATTACTAGATAACATCTATGATCTCAATCTTGAgggaaataataatttaaatatcctgtttttgttttgatattttcttgGAATTCTTctcagttattattattattatttcattttTATCATTTTCATATTTAGGAATAATAATGGGACGGGACGGGGATGGGATCGAATCACCATCCCCACAGGGATCGAATCATCATCCCCACCCCCATCCCCGCTTCattcccaaatttaatttatattattattattattattattattatttaatatattatttctttgcgtgtgtaatataataatatataaattatttaggtctttgaaaatccgaattatttggattttctaaTGTCACGTTAGAGAATCCCAGCAATAAACTATTGTAATGGGCTtccctatgcaaaaaattattttaatttaatattatacttattttaataaaagaaactaagaaaagtatatttttaacatcgtcggcctaaaatatttatagaagcttctttgatcatagtgttgtcaattctaagatgtgggactaaagagaactatattttttatataaaacaaccaaagaaaattactaataaaccttgaaattatttttagtgtgaatagaaaattaaaaggacaggaacgtaaattcattttacgcttcaccaaaattagttagtaaaagggggagatttttaataaaatagtaagatagtaagatattaacattattattaatatttttttttaaaaaaatcatattattatttattaatattaataataataatattcggagCGGGTTCAGGAATGAGAATAATATTTCCATACCCGCTCCGAACCCGTCCCATCTCCGAAAAATCAAAAATCCTTATcctcattttaaatttttcccgcGAAACCTCAAACCCACATACAAAAATTATCATCCCTATTCATATTTATAAATTCATAGGAATTCATAGGGCTACATGACATGCTCGACTCAATTTCAGCTGAAGACATGCATGGCACGTTACATGGAGTAGGTAAAGGATAAGGACGTGATCCACAAGGGTGGCATTTCCGTAATTTCTGCCCACAATGGCTTTAAATGGCAGGCCTGGAGCCACGACCTAGGCCGTTCCGATTCGTCGACCTCGTTTTCATCGACGAAGAAGATTTGGGAGAGCGATGGCGGAAGAGGGAACGGTGATCGCCTGCCACAGCGTGGAGGAATGGACCAGGCAGCTCGAGGCGTCTAACGCGTCCAAGAAGCTGGTAATAAACTGCTTCCTTCGTCTCGGATCTCATTTGTTTTCCTCCGTTCCTCTCTCCCGTCTTTGATCTAATTGGGTATTACTTGATCCTTGGGATTGCCGGTTCTGTTACGGCTTCTTTATGTTTCCTAGGCGACTGCTGATTATATTTGCCAGAAAAGCTCAGTTATGGTTTTTGTTTCGTTTTCTTCTTTAGCCTGATATTTTTGTGTTAAGAATGTTTACTTCTTTACACCCTGTTTGGAAATAACTTAAGTcatggaattgaattgaattccattatgaattgaattccataaggaattgaattcaattctcatgtttggaatgaattgcaacttaagttatggaattcttatgttttatcattttatccttctctcttttttcttttctttttttacaaagaagagagaatgagggcacaatggacataatatggagaattgaattccctatctaaatcacacataaagaggtgtgatttacttttgccttgtttgatgaaattggaattgaattccatatcaattcTTAGCTAAAAAAACATTCCAAagcatggaattcaattccaaagaattggaattgaattccatatcattcCAAACAGGCTATTAGTGTATGTTCCCCCGTGTTGCAAATGGCATGCGCGCTTAAAAAGTAGGACTAAAATATAGGTATACGGCAAGTTTCTCGCAGGTAAGATTTTTTATATGCTTAGCTCAAACCTTAATTTCGTGGCCCAAATAATTTATTGCCGCAATAAAGTTGTTAAAccaatattttatcatgaatcgTTTAGGAACTTTTGAAGCATGATTCGTCGGTTTGATTGGGAATAAtctaaaatatattagaaacgattactatattagaaaaaaaaatacatctTTAATGTAATATCTTACTTAATAGCATAACATAATTAATGAAAGATGCGGATTCTTAATTTATAAAAGAACGTGCTTTCATTTACACATCGTCAAAGGTTACAAACTGTTGTCTAGTTTAATTCATTTAAAATTGCAACCATATTGCCATCACATTTATACTAGAACTTAAGTACATATTACTATTTATTTATATAGAAACAAAATATGAAACTCAAGAGGCCGACAATAAGTCAAGAACTCCGCCCCCACTGTGAATTCTGTATTGACAAGAACATTTTTATTCACCTAAGCTGTCAACTACTTGTGAGGCTCTTCCCTCCCTGACCTCTTCACTGATCATTCAATAgagattttcttttttaaaaaaagatagtGATGAGAACCCTCAAAGACTTATATTTTGGATAGGTGAATGTGAGGTTTAAATAAAGAAATTGGCAACAACTTCCATGGCAAATTAATCTGGCTGATACCCTCAAGAGaacagttttttttttctctaaatgatTCATACCAAATTGCACTCAATCATTAGATTTCTTTTGTAGGGTGACATGTATTGACATTTGAATCATATTTCATTGTGGGGTATGGATTGCAAATCATTTGTAGCAACTATATATGTCAGTCCATTCTTTTGTTATTGATGTGTTGATATATTGGCATCTATGTTttagcttttttttttccttcttaatGTGTGTTCAATGTTTCCAATTTAATCACTTTCTCTATGATTATCTTGCTTTTATGAGATAATCTCAGTATTGAAGGTGTTTTACCTTTTCTGTTAACCAATACAAGAACACATCATATCTTTATCCAGGTTAAAATTTTGTATATGATCACTATATTAGAAAAGCCATGAATAATTTCTTGTGTGCAATTGTTTGTtatatttatatgtatatataatataGTTTCGATGACAATAACAAATGATCCAACAATTTAGTTTGATAGGAAATTATGCAGGTAATAGGTTTAAATATTGAGGTAGCACTGAAGAATTGGAGATATCGGGGCTTTAGCTAAAATAGGGGAGATTATGACGTTCTATGCAATATTTCTTATCCTCTTTAGGTTAAGGGATTTTTAGTACCAGTTTATGTCAGGCAACTATAGTATCAGTTGATGTTGGTCAATTAGAAAACAGTACATACAAAAGATTGACCTAGCCAACATAATGTTAAGATGAATGCTTGAATTTACAGGGACAAAAAAGAAAACACAGGTTTAAATAGATGATAAAAATTTGGAAAATAGATCAGGATTATATAAACAAGTGCACAGACAACAATTAGATCTTAGTTAGACATGTTCAATCAATGGGTACCAAAGCTTCAAGGATTGCAGGGAGAGAAATAGAAGAACCACCTAAACTTAATACAACTGTGTGAGACTGAAAGTGTGTGCATAACAATTGTACGTGTTGACGGGTGACTCATATCTGGATGAAAGTTAATGTgagggatgtcatggaagaaaaatctattatgattttttataacagaattatgatttttcataacagaattctattgtGGTTTTTCATAATAGAAATCTATTACGATTGTACCAGGTCTAAGGTTTAGGTACTATTTATAGGGATAATGAGAATCATCGAATATGATTcaattgtgtagagagaattctaataaagtttcggTAATTTATGTGGAGTAGGCACACTGTCGAACCACAGTAACtacttttcttctttctcttcatcttctttttCGTGTTTACTCTTTCTTATGCGTCTTTGTCTCATtgctccgcgcgatctctttctctctttctcttcttccgtgttagaggttgagaggtgttgcctcCGACCTCCTTTATGCAACAATTGGTATGAAAGCGAGGTTTTGGcgaatttcttcaacatgtcggggacgacttctgcgaagtttgatatggtgaagtttgatgaAACTGGGAACTTTGaattatggcagagaagggtcaagaacttgttggtgcaacaagacaTGGTGAAAGTGCTAGGAGAAAGGAAACCGGAAAGCATGGATAGATcggattgggaagaacttcaggcaaAGACAGTGACAACGATTAGGTTTTGTCTTACATAtgatgtgatgtaccatgtcatggattAGGAGTCACTGGTGGTAGTTTGGCAAAAGCTGAAAAGTTggtacatgtcaaagtcattgacaaacaagctgtatctTAAGCAAaaattattcgggctgaagatgacagaaTGAATCGATCCGAGCCAGCACATCAACATATTCAACCAGATTGTGAGCGATCTAAAGCAAGTTGATGTGAAGATCAAAATGAAGACAAGATGttaatgttgttgaattctccACCTTCATCTTTTATGTATAAGAATTTGGTTAttactttgatgtggggtaaggaaactcttaaATTGATGGAGATCACACGTGCGTTACTAGGTTTTCAtcaaataaagaaaacaagcgatgaagtttttcagggagaaggacttgtggtaaataacAACTAAGAGCGTAGTAGGAGCAAATTTCGACATGGATCTGGTAACGACAACAAGGCTTGTTCTAagccgagaaggaagaaggtgatcacatgCTACAAGTGTGGAGGTAAAGGTCATATAAAGAGAGATTGTCTAGAGATAAAGAAACATGGTGTAGAGAACAAAGGTAATTTgacaaagtctgcaaacatagttgaagaaaattcagagagcggtgatggagatatgctatcagttatgtcgagTTCGGAGCAATTGACGGATGTATGGATTTTAGACTTtgtatgttcatatcacatgactccaaacaaggagtggtttgacacctatagggcagtgaATTCTGGTTTATTGTTGATGGGAAATGATGTGTCATGCAGAGTTCTTGGCCTAGGGAACGTCAGAGTCAACATGTTTAATGGTGTGATCAGAACCCTATCTGATGTCAGATAGATACTATAGCTAAGGAAGAAGTTGATCTCACTAGACACACTAGATGATATTGGTTGTAGTTACAAAAGTCAGCGAGGTGATAAAAGTCAACAAGGGAGGTTTGACGGTAATAAAAGGATAAAAGCTAGCAGGAAACATTtataagttgatagggactacagttgtaggtggaattgcctcggtggagtctgaatcagacagTACTGTCTcgtggcatatgcggctagggcatatgggtgaacgtgggatgctagaatttcacaagagagatttgttgaaggatgTGAAGACGTGTAAGtttgaattctgcaaattctgtATTCTTGGAAAATAGAGTAAAGTGCAATTTAAGATGACAACAAATAAGACAgaggggattctggactacgtacatacggatctctggacagccagtgtagcatcacatggaggacacttgtattttgtgagttttactgatgattactCACGAAGAGTTTGGATATACTTTATGTGTCGCAAGTCagaaatttttataaagtttaaactatgaaaaattgaagttgagaACTAGACCAAAAGAAAGATCAAATGACTTAGGTTAGACAATGagactgagtacacagattcaaagtttcaggaattttaTGAACATCATGAGATAATGAGTCATTTCTCTGTTCGCAGAACACCTCAACAGGATGGGGTGGCGAAAAGGTTGAATAGAACAATCATTGAGAAGACAAGATGTCTCAAGCTGAGTGCAAGGCTACTAAAGAATTTTTGGACGAAAGCAGTTAACAtaacatgttatctcattaatagatcgcCAAGAGAAACATTAGAAAGCAAAGCGTCAGAGAAAGTATGGACAGGAAATCTaatagattactctcatcttcgagtttttagATGTCCTGCATAATGCATATATTTaatgaggaaagatcaaagttgGAAGTCAAAATAGCCTATTTTTTAgggtatcagaaaggagttaaatgctttaagctttgggatcctaaggaaAATAAGGTGGTGTTTAtcagagatgtggtgtttgacaaAAAGGTTATGCTACAACGTACTTAGgcagaaggaaaggaaacacaaCAATATGGAGAAAAATGTTGTGCAAGTGGAGCTAGAGAATTATGACTCTGAtaattctagctcagagcacactGAGTATTGTATTATAGCTGGTGGCAGAACGAGACAAGTCGTAAACCCACCCACCATTTACGGATTCGAAAACTTGGTATTTTATGCGCTTAATACTAGTAGCGGAGCCCCTACATCTTTTTAGGAGGCGGTACACAGTTCTAAGAAGGATAAGTGGACGAGTGctatgacagaggagatggagtcaTTGCATAAGTACCAAAcatgggatctagtggaacttctcATGGaaagaaagctatagggtgcaagtggatattcaagaaaaaaaaagcaATATCAGAggaagaagtgaagttcaaggctcGGTTGATAGCAAAAGGATATTCATAGAGAAAGAGGATTGACTATGGAGAAATTCTCTCCAGTAGTAAGACATATGTCAATGAGTCGTGTTGCTTTGGTGACATATTATAATTTGCAACTGGAGCAAATGAATGTGAAGATGACATTTTTtatggaaatttggaggagcaaatttttttatttcacaACCTGAGGTATTTAGTTAGTCCGGATAAGTGCAATTGATTTGTAAGTTGATGAAATCGCTCTTTGGATTAAAataatctcctaggcaatggtacaaacgttttgattTATATATGattcaaaacatatataaaagatGTGAGTATAATTGatgcatatatgtgaagagccttgaaaatgaatcaccggttttcttactactatacgtagatgacatgctcattgttgcgaagaagatgaaagaggtcGACAAATTAAAGAGGTTACTAAGCATGAAATTTGATATGAAAAATTTGGGAGAGTCCatgaagattcttgggatggagattcacagcTACATGAAGATTATGGCTGCCTCAAtatagctatgtggagaaggtgctaGATAGGtttaacatgaagaatgcaaagtcggtgagcacactcctgccgcatcacttcaagttatctagTACACAGTGCccaaagacggatgacgagatgtcaaaggttccttatgctaGTATAGTTGGTTATCTGATTTATGTCATGGTTTACACAAGACCAAATTTGACGCAAACAGTTAGTATGGCGAGTAAATTTCTTTCAAATCCTGGTCGAATATATTGAGATGCAGTGAAGTAGATTGTTAGATACATAAGAAATACAACTGATTAGATTATGACATTATGTAGAacaaccggaagatccttcagttgttagatacgtagatgcagactatgtAGGAGATTTAGATAATAAAAGTTCTACTATAGGATACGTGTTCACTGTGGCAGGAGAACTTATCtattggaaatctatgatacaatttattgttgcattgtctactacggagtTGGAGTACATGGCAGCAGTTGAAGTATCGAAGGAAACTTTATGACTTACAAGGTTGGTCAGTTCTAGTGGAGTAAGTTGTTATGTGATAGTAGAGTGCTATCTATTTAGCGAAGAATTAgatgtatcatgcgagaaccaagcacattgatgtaaggtttcacaagatcagagctaattgcttccggagaaattcaacttgagatgGTTCACACTTCATATAATGCTGCAAACATGttgacaaagccagtgaccacagagaagGTTAAATAttcttgaacttgatccatatctctagatgttAGAGGAAGGAAGTCAAGACCCAGAGATCCAGGTGGAGTTTTGTTCAGATACTCGTGTTCTTCGAAAGGATGAATATTTGTCAAGGTAGAGATTTTTGACGGGTGACTCATATTTAGATGAAGGCTAATGCGAGCGGCATCAAAAATCTATTAAGGTTTttcgtaacagaattttgttacgaTTTTTTATAAGAGCATCCATAATGGAGGATATTTGGAGGGGATATTTCTCTAAATATCTCCTCATTTCAAATATCCCCCATTCTGAGCGTAGGTGATGAGGACATTGAGAAATCATCGGCCATATggcttttaatttaaaaaaaaacaaaatctagCTGCTGAGTTGTTGttgtgatttttttaatttagtaattatcaaaatataaataaatattaattaaaaaatattgatgaaatatattaaattaaaaattgataagtataattaattttatttaaatataaaataagatataaattaataaaataacagTGGAACCATACATATTTTGTTGATGAGATATTGGATTGTGGAATTTAAGATATTTGAGAGTGAGATATTTGGTAGATGAGACTCATGAATATTTGGTTAAGGGGATATTTGATTGTGGGTTTGAGATATTTAAGGAGTGAGATATTTAATGAATGATATGAACGTGAGGACCACAAATATTTAAAGAGATATTTAGTTTTATTGTAGATACTTTAATataattctgttatgatttttctgttatgatttttcataatagaattttgttacgaTTTTTCAAAATAGAAATTTGTTACGATTTTATCGGATCTGAGGTTTAGGCACTATTAATAGGGACCCTTGTAAATTTATTGTATAATGAGAATTATTGAATATGATTCAATTGTGtacaaaaaattctaataaaacttgGACCGTTTTTGTGGAGTAGGTATGACGTCAAATCACAGTAATTCTTCTTTCATCTTCTTTGTCCTTGTGTTTGTTCTTTCTTGTGTGTCTTTGTCTCGTTGCTTCGCGCGATctatttctctcttcctctttttccGCATTAGAGATTGAGAGGGATTGCCCTCCCCTCCTTTACACAACAGTTTTGAAGTGTATATGGGTTAACATCCAACTTCCAATTGTTCTTTCTTATTAATGTTTTTTTATATGATTCATTAGGATTTATAGCTATGAAAAATTAGCTTTAGCCAGTCAGTTTTATTATGATTTGCTGAAGTTGGTGTTTTCTATCATTGTGGACTGCGAATACAAAGTCTCATAGTTTCACAACCAGTTGTTTGAGTTCTCAGGAGAGATTGACCATACGTAATGTCCATCCATTGGTCTCCTTGCCTTTTAGATGATATTATCTCACTTCCTTCACTATCATCTTTTgcctttttcctccaaatgaggtaCGCAATTAAAGGATGCTGGGCTCCTAGACTATCCGGTGCGAGCATTTcctgatttaccctggtggccgatGGGAAATTTTCGTAGGGCCTGGCCGGTCATCCCAGGCTTGATGTTATCCagcctgattaatcatttttttccttTATGCCATATCAGTTAAATAATCTGTGTACCATGACATCAAGCATTCTAAATCTGAAATTTAGTATTTACTGTGTTTTAGAAGATAAACTTTTTTGTTGTAGGTTGTCGTCGATTTCACTGCCTCATGGTGTGGACCTTGCCGAATGATTGCACCACTCTTTACCGAACTTGCCAAGAAGTTTCCAAATGTTGTTTTCCTCAAGGTTGACATTGATGAACTGCAGGTAAGTTGCTTCCCTTGTGAAAAAGTCTAATATTAGtctcaatttttttcttcttcttttgctgcTAAATTTCTAATACGGTGAAATTACAGACTGTTGCAAGAGACTGGGCTATAGAAGGAATGCCGACCTTTGTCTTCCTAAAGGAAGGAACCATCGTGGACAAGATCGTTGGTGCAGATAAGGTAGCGCTGCCAAAGAAGATTGAGCTTCTCCTGTCTAAGTGAGCGTTTAATCAATGCAAAGATCAAGTCATCTTCTATCAAAACCTTCCCATTGTCAATAAGCAATTTGCAGAGATCTTGGATCTTAATTTCAAGTCTTGGATAAAAGTTCTACGAGCGCCTAGCAAATGCTTTTATGATTCGTCATGTTAAAAGCATTGTTTGTCATGCTTGACGTTCTTGATCTTAACTTCCGGTTGTGCATCAGTTAATACTTGACCTTCATGTTTGGCGGCTTTGTTTAGATATGGACCTTCCTCACAGATCACGGAGCTTTTGCGTGATGTTCATGTGCATTCGTTCGCACTTACGCGGTGTTTCTCGTTCATGACTTTCATGTGCACTTGCTTCTCTTTTATGTTGATACGGTGATGATGAGGGTTCAATCCCGTTGTCACGGTGGGAGTCAAAGGAAGTCAAAGTCAAAATGATT
This region of Zingiber officinale cultivar Zhangliang chromosome 9A, Zo_v1.1, whole genome shotgun sequence genomic DNA includes:
- the LOC122020605 gene encoding thioredoxin H1-like, producing the protein MAEEGTVIACHSVEEWTRQLEASNASKKLVVVDFTASWCGPCRMIAPLFTELAKKFPNVVFLKVDIDELQTVARDWAIEGMPTFVFLKEGTIVDKIVGADKVALPKKIELLLSK